The sequence below is a genomic window from Haloferax mediterranei ATCC 33500.
TAGCCTCACCGGCACCCATCTGCTGGAGCATCACGTACGGGAACAGCCAGAAGAGACTGAGACCCGCGACGAGGGCGCGGAGGCGCTTCGAGCCGAAGCGGTCGCCGAGCATCTCGCCGAGGGTAACGTAGCCGTGGGCCTTCCCGACGAGCCACTGCTTGTAGCCGACGACGTACCAGAGAATCGCGAAGAGAACGCCGTCCATGACGCCCATCACGAGAATCCACTCCGGACCTGCCCGGAAGGCGAGGTCCGGCCCGCCGAAGAACGTAAACGCCGACAGGAGCGTCGCAAACGTCGTAAAGAGGAGGACGACGGTCCCGACGGACCGTCCGGCGAGGTAGTAGTCTTCAGCGTCCCTACTGGTGAGACGGTAAGCGAGTAACCCGACAGCGAGTGCGACCACCAGGTACGCCCCGACGACGCCGAGTTGGATTTCGAGTTGAGACACCATCACTGCGTCCCTCCGATGATGCCACGGTCCCACGCCTGCCGCGTGAACAGGTGAAAGACGATGGCCGTCAGAATCATCCAGCCGATGTGCCACCAGAGCCACAGCGGAAGCCCAGCAAACACCCGGTCGTCGCCCCAGAGAAACCACGGGATGGCGAACGCCACGAGGACCGCGAACGTCGCAATCCAGCGATAGTCGATGCGCGTGCTCGTCATTCGTAGGAACGATAATCGACAATTAGACGTAAAGGTTACCCTATTAATCTTCGTTGCGGCGAATTGAAGACTAATTTTCTTCAATGGGCGGCGGCGTTCCGGCCGCGACGATTCGCCAGTGACCGCACCGGCGGAACAATTTCCAGCGGTGCACCCGTCTTTGTAGCGTATGAAGTTCGGGTTGCAGTTGTACTCGCTCCGGGCGCTCGGCGAGTCGACGCCGTCGATGATGAAACGCGCCGCCGCCGCCGGCTTCGACGGTGTCGAGTTCGCGGGCGTCGACGAGGACGAGTCCGTTCGCGCGGTGCTCGACGAGACGGGTCTCGAAGCACCCGCCGCCCACGTCCCAATCGAGGACCTCGAATCCGACCTCGACGCCGTCTGCGAGCGATATGGGAGACTCGGCGTGGAGACACTCGTCGTTCCGTATCTCCCACCCGAAGCCTTCGCGGACGCCGACACGGTCGACGAAACAGCGCATCGGTTAGACGACTTGACGGCGAAGTGCGACGACCGAGGGGTCAGACTGCTGTATCACAATCACGAGCACGAATTCAGGACGGTTGCGGGCGAACCTGTGCTCGAAAGGGTGGCAGCACACTCCGGTATCGGATTCGAACTCGACCTTGCATGGATACTGGCCGCCGGCTACGACCCCGCCGAATACGTCGCCCGCTACGCCGACCGGACACCCATTATCCACCTGAAAGATGTCGTCCTCGACCCCGACGCCGAACGCGGCGG
It includes:
- a CDS encoding DUF3311 domain-containing protein, giving the protein MTSTRIDYRWIATFAVLVAFAIPWFLWGDDRVFAGLPLWLWWHIGWMILTAIVFHLFTRQAWDRGIIGGTQ
- a CDS encoding sugar phosphate isomerase/epimerase family protein; amino-acid sequence: MKFGLQLYSLRALGESTPSMMKRAAAAGFDGVEFAGVDEDESVRAVLDETGLEAPAAHVPIEDLESDLDAVCERYGRLGVETLVVPYLPPEAFADADTVDETAHRLDDLTAKCDDRGVRLLYHNHEHEFRTVAGEPVLERVAAHSGIGFELDLAWILAAGYDPAEYVARYADRTPIIHLKDVVLDPDAERGGRPVALGEGELDIERCLAAAGTEFVEWGIVEHDDPDDPATFCESAGSAIATFRTEK